From Pelagicoccus albus, the proteins below share one genomic window:
- a CDS encoding glycoside hydrolase family 26 protein translates to MTFKKLLSLSILSLPLLTACQGKNQPEPVDSTVTPETKNLLANLHHLGWETDKIMFGQEFPLSYMRAMKGINDSTTSDVKDVVGDHPGVHGSDFHFLIDKDPHERVAHKIAARTAYESGAMVTFDYHWRGKYGISHNWHEKDAEILYNVVHNDDSDGDVTWFYESLDEVLRVVNEELKFPIVFRPFHEMNGNWFWWGSKLKGGPETYRAAYRILVEYLSERTDYMLFCWSPDKSLALDYYPGDEYVDVIGFDGYGQGNPTVGWFSVEQMVSTLEEVVDFAEQHGKVAAFTETGYSTTGFVDYHSEQPNWWMESVLEPILASEKASRIAWVLTWINADWEGPHTPYLGSPEASQAAFKDFYQHEATLFQTEVAKLKLYEHHSE, encoded by the coding sequence ATGACGTTCAAAAAACTTCTATCACTGTCCATACTAAGCTTACCGCTGCTCACAGCCTGCCAAGGCAAAAACCAGCCCGAGCCAGTCGACTCTACCGTGACTCCTGAAACAAAAAACCTTCTGGCAAACCTTCATCATCTCGGTTGGGAAACGGATAAAATCATGTTCGGTCAGGAATTCCCATTGAGCTACATGCGGGCGATGAAGGGTATCAATGATTCCACTACTTCCGATGTTAAAGACGTAGTCGGAGATCATCCAGGCGTACATGGGAGCGATTTTCACTTCCTGATAGACAAGGATCCGCACGAACGCGTGGCCCACAAGATTGCTGCCAGAACAGCCTATGAATCAGGAGCGATGGTTACCTTCGATTACCATTGGCGAGGCAAGTATGGCATTTCCCACAACTGGCACGAAAAGGACGCGGAAATTCTCTACAACGTTGTCCACAACGACGATTCCGACGGAGATGTCACTTGGTTCTACGAAAGCCTCGATGAAGTGCTACGAGTGGTGAACGAGGAGCTCAAGTTCCCCATCGTATTCCGCCCTTTCCATGAAATGAACGGGAACTGGTTCTGGTGGGGCAGTAAGCTAAAAGGCGGACCGGAGACCTATCGCGCGGCCTACCGGATCCTCGTCGAATACCTCTCCGAGCGTACGGATTACATGCTCTTTTGCTGGTCTCCAGACAAGTCGCTGGCTCTCGACTATTATCCAGGGGATGAATACGTGGACGTGATCGGTTTCGACGGTTACGGACAAGGCAACCCAACTGTGGGTTGGTTTTCGGTGGAGCAAATGGTTTCTACACTCGAAGAGGTTGTAGACTTCGCAGAACAACACGGAAAGGTCGCAGCTTTTACAGAAACTGGTTACAGTACCACCGGTTTTGTCGACTACCATTCGGAGCAACCCAATTGGTGGATGGAATCCGTTTTAGAGCCAATCCTTGCAAGTGAAAAGGCCAGCCGAATAGCGTGGGTGCTGACTTGGATAAACGCTGATTGGGAAGGCCCTCACACCCCTTACCTCGGCTCCCCAGAGGCTTCTCAAGCCGCCTTCAAAGATTTCTACCAGCACGAGGCCACCTTGTTTCAAACAGAGGTCGCGAAACTCAAACTATACGAACACCACTCGGAATAA
- a CDS encoding glycoside hydrolase family 26 protein — MLRTLSFTIAAGIAVAASTQSTELENTLEATALRTQFEVGSNTANSKFGLQLSTDLESWQDYILDFDSDGQNWFFATDAPLSVVEENALSNGNWEFVCELILSGSNFLRLVRLEGPFSADPSVTEETANLLKNLHRIGWDPNRYAFGQEFPLSFNSTDNIGSDDIDQSESKDVVGDHPGVHGSDFLYMIDQPWHEDLHKAAAVRAYESGAIVTFDYHWPGKYGGSYQAHEEDDTLLDYVVRGDDSRGDVTWFYESLDRILAIINEDLRFPIVFRPFHEMDGAWFWWGSQMQGGAETYRAAYRLLVEYMRERTDYVLFCWSPDVALQDFEQFYPGDDYVDMIGRDIYNMTESGRPISKLTEIIAFAEERGKVAALTETGYTLGGSFETADPDWWTTHILDPIAEDPEAGKIAWVLTWINAQWSGPYIPNSDSPQAAKDDFIKFYEAEETLFQADVSNLNVYSSPPED; from the coding sequence ATGCTCCGCACTCTCTCTTTTACGATCGCGGCGGGAATCGCTGTCGCCGCTTCTACCCAATCAACTGAACTAGAAAACACCCTCGAAGCGACTGCCCTTCGGACCCAGTTCGAAGTTGGCAGCAACACCGCCAATTCGAAATTCGGCCTGCAACTCTCCACTGACCTAGAGTCATGGCAGGACTACATTCTCGATTTTGATAGCGACGGCCAAAATTGGTTCTTCGCGACGGACGCCCCCCTCTCCGTCGTTGAGGAAAATGCCCTTAGCAACGGTAACTGGGAATTCGTCTGCGAGCTGATCTTGTCCGGATCGAACTTCCTTCGCCTTGTTCGACTGGAGGGTCCTTTCTCTGCTGATCCTTCGGTCACCGAGGAAACTGCCAACCTACTCAAAAACCTGCATCGCATCGGGTGGGATCCGAACCGATACGCCTTCGGTCAAGAGTTTCCCCTTTCCTTCAATTCCACCGACAACATTGGCAGCGACGACATCGACCAATCAGAAAGCAAGGATGTGGTGGGCGACCACCCGGGAGTTCATGGCAGCGACTTTCTCTACATGATCGATCAACCCTGGCACGAAGATCTGCACAAAGCCGCCGCGGTGCGAGCTTATGAATCGGGAGCAATCGTTACCTTTGACTATCACTGGCCCGGCAAATACGGAGGCAGCTATCAAGCCCACGAAGAGGACGACACGCTTTTAGACTACGTGGTGCGAGGCGATGATTCGCGGGGCGACGTGACTTGGTTTTATGAAAGTCTGGACCGGATTCTCGCCATAATAAACGAGGACTTACGCTTCCCGATCGTGTTTCGCCCTTTTCACGAAATGGATGGGGCTTGGTTCTGGTGGGGTAGCCAGATGCAAGGGGGCGCCGAAACTTACCGAGCCGCTTACCGCCTCTTGGTCGAATACATGCGGGAGCGGACCGACTATGTCTTGTTTTGCTGGAGCCCCGACGTTGCTTTGCAAGATTTCGAACAATTTTATCCAGGTGACGACTACGTCGACATGATCGGCCGCGATATCTACAATATGACGGAATCTGGTCGCCCGATTAGCAAATTGACCGAGATCATCGCTTTCGCCGAAGAGCGAGGCAAGGTGGCTGCCCTCACCGAAACCGGCTACACCTTGGGAGGCTCATTTGAAACAGCAGATCCAGACTGGTGGACAACCCATATCCTCGATCCAATCGCAGAGGATCCGGAAGCTGGGAAAATTGCCTGGGTTCTGACTTGGATTAACGCCCAATGGTCAGGCCCCTACATCCCAAACTCCGATTCACCGCAAGCTGCCAAAGACGACTTCATCAAATTCTACGAGGCTGAAGAGACTCTCTTTCAAGCCGATGTATCCAATCTAAACGTATATTCATCACCGCCCGAAGACTGA
- the mutS gene encoding DNA mismatch repair protein MutS: protein MAREKKLTPMMQQYFEVRKTLPANTLLLFRLGDFYEMFHEDAVVGAQVLGITLTKRSDYQMAGIPFHAAEQYIGKVLKVGMKVAICEQVETPQAGKLVKRALTRILTPGTTIEDNQLDSQRNHYLAAIEFDKSGFSLAWIDLSTGEFRIAHDPNPDDLLPALVSIDPAELLLIEGTQESWRNNSHHNTVYEELIHFANSRSTSELPGFQFDCDAGAQAVMETLGVINLEGFGLDKTHDALGCAGALLHYANETLCSKPENLSSIREYSSKASLLIDPATLRNLEIFKSTRGLREGSLIEAINGCKTAAGARLLEQWLIAPERNIPELNRRLDSVEQFYKNPMAATELQSTLKSVRDIQRILSRMQNRLRNPRELGGVRDTLAQIPEIRATLQEVEGNALEELSQRLHTLPALTELLDRALKEELPSKLDDGGYIATGYDPELDRMLSLTTDNKVWLADLESTERERTGIKNLKVKYNGAFGYFIEVTKSNLANVPENYIRKQTTVNAERFITDDLKIKEKEIFHAEENSKRREEELFQGLIEAVLEESVALKETASALAELDVFCGWSEIARRWDYAKPELDDSDKIEIDQGRHPVVEQMLRKDNQGLAGTHAFVPNGIDISASENQIHLITGPNMAGKSTFIRQVALITLMAQVGCWVPAASAKIGVVDRIFSRVGASDDLARGNSTFMVEMNETANILNNATERSLIILDEIGRGTSTYDGLSIAWSVIEHLHRDSNAGPKTLFATHYQELTQLDKHLNRLENYSVAVKEWNDDIVFVRQVVKGAADRSYGIQVARLAGLPTPVIDRAKEILERLESDDASVTVSSPTPVAKPRKKIKVETDDNQLGLF, encoded by the coding sequence ATGGCCCGCGAGAAGAAACTCACCCCCATGATGCAGCAATACTTCGAGGTTCGTAAGACCCTCCCTGCCAATACATTGCTGCTTTTTAGATTGGGTGACTTCTACGAAATGTTTCACGAGGACGCGGTCGTAGGAGCACAGGTGCTCGGGATCACGCTTACCAAGCGAAGCGACTACCAAATGGCGGGCATCCCCTTCCACGCGGCAGAACAGTATATCGGCAAGGTCCTCAAGGTCGGAATGAAGGTCGCCATCTGCGAACAGGTAGAAACGCCTCAAGCGGGCAAATTGGTCAAACGCGCATTGACCCGAATTCTGACTCCGGGGACAACCATCGAGGACAATCAACTCGACTCCCAGCGCAACCACTACTTGGCAGCCATCGAATTTGACAAATCCGGCTTCTCCTTGGCCTGGATTGACCTTTCAACTGGAGAATTCCGTATCGCCCATGATCCGAATCCAGATGACCTGCTACCTGCCCTCGTTTCCATCGACCCTGCCGAACTGCTACTCATCGAGGGAACACAAGAATCTTGGAGAAACAACTCCCATCATAACACCGTATACGAGGAGCTGATACATTTCGCGAATTCTCGCTCCACCTCGGAGCTGCCGGGATTCCAGTTTGACTGCGACGCGGGCGCCCAAGCGGTGATGGAAACGCTGGGCGTCATCAACCTTGAAGGCTTCGGTCTGGACAAGACACACGATGCCTTAGGTTGCGCAGGCGCCCTACTCCACTACGCCAACGAAACCTTATGCTCTAAGCCGGAAAACCTGTCGTCTATCCGCGAATACAGTTCCAAGGCATCCTTGCTGATAGATCCAGCTACGCTCAGAAACCTTGAGATATTTAAGTCAACTCGCGGACTACGCGAAGGCTCCCTAATCGAAGCGATCAACGGCTGCAAAACCGCGGCTGGGGCTCGACTGCTGGAACAGTGGCTCATCGCCCCGGAACGAAACATCCCCGAGCTCAACCGGCGACTCGACTCCGTTGAGCAATTTTACAAGAACCCGATGGCGGCCACCGAACTGCAAAGCACGCTAAAGTCGGTTCGGGATATTCAGCGTATTCTCTCCCGCATGCAGAACCGCCTTCGCAATCCGCGCGAATTGGGTGGTGTCCGCGATACGTTGGCCCAGATTCCCGAGATTCGAGCGACCCTGCAAGAAGTCGAGGGCAACGCCTTGGAAGAACTCAGCCAAAGGCTTCACACTTTACCCGCTCTGACGGAACTTCTCGACAGGGCCTTGAAGGAGGAGCTTCCAAGCAAGCTAGACGACGGAGGCTACATCGCCACCGGCTACGATCCGGAGCTGGATCGTATGCTCTCCCTCACTACAGACAACAAGGTTTGGCTAGCCGATCTTGAATCAACGGAACGTGAACGCACCGGTATCAAAAACCTGAAGGTCAAATATAACGGAGCCTTCGGTTATTTCATCGAGGTTACCAAATCAAATCTAGCCAACGTACCGGAAAACTACATACGCAAGCAAACGACCGTAAACGCGGAACGCTTCATCACCGATGATCTGAAAATCAAAGAGAAGGAGATCTTCCACGCGGAAGAAAATTCCAAGCGTCGCGAAGAGGAGCTATTCCAAGGCCTCATAGAAGCGGTTCTCGAGGAATCGGTCGCTCTGAAGGAAACCGCTTCCGCCCTCGCGGAGCTAGACGTATTTTGCGGTTGGTCGGAAATCGCTCGCCGCTGGGATTACGCCAAGCCCGAGCTCGACGACTCAGATAAAATTGAGATCGACCAAGGTCGCCACCCGGTTGTGGAGCAGATGCTGCGCAAAGATAATCAGGGTCTGGCTGGGACTCACGCCTTCGTGCCAAACGGTATAGATATCAGCGCCTCCGAAAATCAAATACACCTCATCACTGGGCCGAATATGGCAGGTAAATCGACCTTCATTCGTCAGGTCGCCTTGATCACATTAATGGCTCAAGTAGGGTGCTGGGTACCTGCCGCCTCGGCCAAAATCGGAGTGGTCGACCGTATCTTCTCTCGCGTGGGAGCAAGCGACGATTTAGCCCGAGGTAACTCGACCTTTATGGTGGAGATGAACGAAACGGCCAACATCCTCAACAACGCCACCGAACGTTCGCTCATTATCCTCGACGAGATCGGCCGTGGCACTTCGACCTACGACGGACTTTCCATCGCCTGGTCCGTTATCGAGCACTTGCATCGCGATTCGAACGCGGGACCCAAGACACTTTTTGCTACCCACTACCAAGAGCTTACTCAGCTCGACAAGCACCTAAACCGCCTCGAAAACTACAGCGTCGCTGTAAAGGAATGGAACGACGATATCGTCTTCGTACGCCAAGTCGTTAAGGGAGCTGCCGACCGCAGCTACGGAATCCAGGTCGCCCGCCTCGCAGGCTTGCCAACACCCGTGATCGATCGGGCGAAGGAGATCTTGGAGCGGCTCGAATCCGACGACGCGAGCGTAACCGTTTCGAGCCCTACCCCAGTCGCCAAGCCTCGTAAGAAGATCAAGGTGGAAACCGACGACAATCAGTTGGGACTATTTTAG
- the rarD gene encoding EamA family transporter RarD yields MSKGILYASGTYFFFGILPLYWKMLGSVPAGEILAHRISWSFLCLALYFAVKRNFGWLKVFAGNGRLLLFAFATTLLVTANWGIYIWAVNAGRVIESSLGYFMNPLVSVLIGVVVLGERLRAWQWLSVAIAFAGVLYLSVNLGTVPWVALGLAGSFSLYGMLKKKSSLTTMQGMFAETAGAFLPAAGYIVWQEFQGQGALGNGDPKIVSLLAVSGILTAIPLILFAKAAKLIPLSLLGILQYMTPTLQFLLGVFVFKEAMSSDRLIGFAFIWFALLIYTSEGLLKRRSATRALAARAGTA; encoded by the coding sequence ATGAGCAAAGGCATCCTATACGCGTCCGGCACCTATTTCTTCTTCGGGATTCTTCCCTTGTACTGGAAGATGCTTGGCTCTGTGCCGGCAGGTGAGATTCTGGCCCATCGCATTTCTTGGTCCTTCCTCTGCCTTGCACTCTATTTTGCAGTGAAGCGGAATTTCGGCTGGCTGAAAGTTTTTGCGGGGAATGGGCGCCTGCTTTTGTTCGCTTTTGCGACAACGCTCCTCGTGACGGCGAACTGGGGGATTTATATCTGGGCGGTGAATGCGGGGCGCGTCATCGAGTCGAGCCTAGGCTATTTCATGAATCCGTTGGTAAGCGTCTTGATCGGTGTGGTCGTATTGGGTGAGCGACTACGAGCCTGGCAATGGCTCTCGGTGGCCATCGCCTTTGCGGGCGTGCTTTATCTTTCTGTAAACCTCGGGACCGTCCCTTGGGTCGCCCTCGGTCTGGCTGGATCATTTTCACTCTATGGAATGCTCAAAAAGAAGAGCAGCCTAACCACGATGCAGGGCATGTTTGCTGAGACAGCCGGGGCGTTTTTACCTGCAGCAGGCTATATCGTCTGGCAAGAATTTCAGGGACAGGGGGCTCTTGGAAATGGGGATCCGAAGATCGTTAGCCTCTTGGCCGTAAGCGGCATCCTCACCGCAATCCCTCTTATTCTTTTCGCCAAGGCGGCGAAACTGATTCCGCTGTCACTGTTAGGGATTCTTCAATACATGACGCCGACTCTTCAGTTTTTGCTCGGGGTGTTCGTATTCAAGGAAGCGATGAGCAGCGATCGTTTGATCGGGTTCGCGTTCATTTGGTTCGCTCTCCTAATCTACACTTCCGAAGGATTGCTCAAACGGCGATCGGCGACCCGAGCTCTAGCGGCACGGGCCGGAACGGCGTAA